The DNA sequence cagcaatAAGATGGGTTGTCATGACTATGCTGATTCTCTGATCTGTCCACTAGcatgtaaaacatttcaattaTCCTTCGGAATATCTCAGCAAATATGTGATGGActggcacaaaatttggtacacacgTTCATGGTTCACAGCTGATGTATTCAAATAACTTCAGCGATCTTCTggcttttcctctagcaccaccacaaggttgacatttgtggttttgagtaacatactgtatctcgACTCCATTTATTTGGTGGATTGTCATGAAGTTTTAAGCACTATCATCAGGTccaaatttgaatttgtataatattttggtttatgaccactTACCTGCAAAACTGATGGTATTCCTGTTagcctcagctatactttgtgtttcctgctgattagcaaatgttagcatgctaacatactaaactaagatggtgaaatTGGTAATGTTATACCGgctgaacatcagcatgttagcatgtatCATAGTGTGCATGTCCACATGTTGACATCAGCATTTAGCTAAAAGCACCACAGTGCCAAAGTTTATCCTCACCATGGAgatagcatggctgtagacatTTAGACATGTTATTATACAGTGGTGCAGAATTTAATTTTGCCTTGAAGAAAACAGAATAGTACACACATGGACCTAAACAACTACAAACCAAGAAGAATTTGAAGAAGGTGCAGATTTCTCTGGTTTCTTACCAAAGGTGATGGTAGTAAagaaaaaccacaaacacagctgttgtCATCATGGTACTGGACACAGCTGTACTGTAGTGAGAGCAATGCCCAAGGTCTCATTAAAGGAAAGAAAGTACAGGTCTAGCCATACTCAAGCCAGCTCCCATTGGTGTCATTGAAAGAGGGGTCCAACTGCTGAGAACCTAGTCCAATCTGTGGCCAATTTGGGCCACCAAGATGAAGTTCACTCCTTCCACCTGGGTGCAGATTGGtgaagggagggaaggggaAGGTCTAACTTTACTGTGCCAGTTAGAGTCCAAATGGACCCTAAGGTCATCTGAAGCCAGCTGCAGCATCCCAGCCTATAGAGCTGTTCATGGTTTTGCCAAAGCACCTCCACCATCACCAGAGCTTGAGCATCATATTTGCATCTGGCCCAAACAGATGGCAACACAAGGCTAGAATAGCCCTGTGTTGATCATCTGTCCTTGGACTGCCACAGTCATGTATTCCTGCAAGCTGGCATCCATCAGCCTTTGCAAGACAGACTTAAAGGGGGATACCAAGGCTCCCAAGATCTGATCCTTAGAAGACAGTAGTCAACAACCTCCTCTCCACTCCGGACCATGCGCACATGCTAGCCGTCTTCATAAACCTGACAAGCTATGGGCTTCAGATGGTTTAACAAAGTGTTTTAAGAACCAGCTTTCACCCTAGTGATAAGATGTGGTTAGATGGTTGCCCCTGCTCCTCTATTTTCATCAACACTTCCATGTTTCTAATGGGATCAGTTGGCTCTCTGTTCTGTTTAAACTGCCCTGACAAAAAAATAGACAACTATCTATACACAGTCTGTGGCAACATAATATTTCACACTTGGAGGAGATTCTTGGCCTCAACGTCCACCTCTCCCCACAGCTCTGTGTTCTAGGAGACCTGACAACAGTAAAGACTACTACTAAGACTGCTATAAAAAAAGTTCCTAAACTCTGTTACACTAGCAAAGAAGATCATTCCACTAAACTGAAAAAACAGACTCAATTTCGATTACTTCAAGGCTCAGGTTCCTAAATGGCCGTTTTTATATGAACATATAACTGTGACAATGGAAGATCATATTAAACAAGTCTAGATACCATttctgacatactgtatataatacagGACGAATACAgccacatatttttttattcattggtTTCTATGTTCTTCTTTGGTACTTCTTTTGTActattcttttctgtttcacataTATGCTACATTTATGTAAAACTGCATAAACTGGATCCTTATTTCCAATATACAACATGCAGGACAAATACTGATATCTTTGTATTTCTTTCAGATACTggtatttatttcattttaactctctttctctctgtattatTCTATGTTCATCTAAGTTACCACACCAAGGCACCATCCTTGCCATCTCAAAGGACTAAGTTACATCACACTTAATTCTTGATGGTTAAGGAAAGGAGGTGCTGATGAGCCACAAGTGTACAATTTCTTTACTTCATTATTTCACAAGCAATTATATCCCATTATACAGAGAGAGGTGGCACAGAGGGGAAATGGGAGGCTGTGTGCAAGTTTGTATGTTGATTTCAAGGTTTTGCAGATCATAGCTACCATACTGCCATAATAGAAAAAATAAGAGAATAGATATACAGTCAATAAATCATTATACTGTAGCTGCTGTATGGTACAGACTGAGTGTTGTGGTCACTCAAACAATGGGCTAAGGAATGTATCATTCCTGGTAAATTCAATTGATGTGATGTCAATGTCGTTTaataaaaatcttaaaagtGTTCTTGTCTTTTTTGTGGTCAGGAAACATATGTACTTTATGCAGAGAGCATGGTTTAAAGCATGAGGATTTTATGGTaactaattaaaatgaaatgaggcAGAATCTTGTggattttgttaaatgtttttataccaAAACTTTCACAAAAAATGGACAGAAACCTGTTCATGAAAAAGCAGCCAGGTCTTTAGGGACCCATCTGCACTGTCAATGGAAGGTAAAGACCACACTCACAAAAGAAATGACAGGAATCAACCAGACTATTGTAGTTAAAAGGCTACATTCAAAACACCCTGACTGGCCAAATACACAAGTGAAGTAGACCAACAACTCTTACCCCAACGCACTAACCTCCCTGATGAGAACAGGTGTGGGAtcagtgtaaaaatgacttGCATTGATGCAACCCATAAACACTAGTCCTTTTAAACAATCATAAAGTGGAACTGCATTCAATTTACACATGATGATTGGTTTATTCATAAAGAGAAGAACTACctgtgaaaaacataaaatatcttCTTGGGGTCTGAGGGAAATTTGTCGAGACAATAACTGTGATGATGCCATAAGGGACATCTTTGTGTGGGCTCAGAGACAAAAAATGGGTTATGGAGTTTGAAAAACTTGCACGTTCAAatgacatataaatataaaaacgaTGATGCATATACAATCAATGATCAGATATTGCACAtagtctgtgtgtatatgtgtatgtgtctgtgcgTATGTGTGTCTTATAGCCTGAGAAACAAAGCTGTTCCTTGGTCTGCCGGTGCATAATTTTAGAGTCCTATATCTCATCCCTGAGGGCAGCAAGGAGAACTGGCTATTGTGCCATATTTACCTCCTTGGTCTTGGAGATGTTCAGGAGGAGGTGATTGTCCTGGCACCACTGTTCCAGGGCAGTCACCTCCTCCCTTTTGGCTGTCCGCCTTGGGAGATCAACCCCACAACTGCTGTGTTGTCCACAAACTTCATAATGGTGTTTGTAGCCTTTGTCGCTACACAGTTGTGGGTGTAGAGGGAGTACATGAGGGCACAGGACACAGACCACCTGTCCACGCTCACCACCTGAGGCGGTTCATCAGAAAGTACAGGATCCAATCATACAGTTCAGGCCCAGATCCTTGAGCTACTGACGAGCCTGGACGGCATTATGATGTTGAATGCTGAGCTGTAGTCCACGAACAGCATCCTCACATAGGCGTCCCTCCCTTCCAGGTGGGAGAGGGCGGTGTGTAGGACGTGGGTGATGGCATTCTCTGTGCTTCTGTTTGGACAGTATGCAAATTGAAGGGGGTCAAGGGTGGGGGGGGAGCACGGGGTAGATGAGGGATTTAATGAGCTTCTCTTTCTGGCTTGCTATGGGGGTGAGGGCTGTGTGGCACCAGCCATTGAGAACACCgctctctgctgttttttgGATGGGCATGATGGTGGTGGATTTGAAGTCGATGGGGCTAGTCCAGTGGGAAAGGAACAGGTTAAATATGTTTGTGCAGACCTTCAGGACATGTCCAGTGATGCTGTCAGGGCTGGTTGCCTAGCGTGGGTTGATCCGCATGAACGcctattatatatattgtatcAAAATCTTTTTATTACATAATCTTTCGATTACTCTGTCCCCTGTCTAAGTCCTATCTTATCACTTTctccacattttattttaaatgactaCATGATggacaattaattaattaattacagttGCCTGTTTGCAaattttttaatgtaaacacacaggCTCAATTCACCGCATTTACACAGAAATTGATATCTTAATTTCAGACTACAGAATAGGTTAATCTTGCACAGCCAGTACTAGGTTACTATACATTAATGACAGGGAAGTACTGTAAATTACTATGAAAGCAAATACATAAATTGGTGGTTGGGTAAAGATGTTGCACAGCTGCACAAGCTAAGTGCAGACTTCAGATGTATGTTAAGTCCAACAAGGAGGAAACCTTATTGAGAACCGCTGAAAGACATATGAGGGCATCATTAAATGGTATAATATGGCCATCTAGTGGTCTTCATTTGGAAGGTGCAGTTTACGCAAAACACTGTTCATGCTGTCAGCCTCTGtaatcaccatcatcatccctTCTTCGAGTGATAAGTATATTAACTGCTAGTAGAATAATGGgttgcagattttttaatttctctcagaaattattttaattccTACATTAACTATTGTGATGTGTCATTCTGAAGCCCTGTTTATTTAATAGCAGTTATACTTGTTTAAGTATGCAATAATTTCAACTATGTAAAACTGGGACATGTAACACATCTGACCCATTGTGAAAGTACagaatttttaatatttactttgaatttatacatgtatataatataaaaaaatagcATTGTATGGTACACATGCTACATAATCTGTAGTGAATAAATTAACAGAATTTAATTGTTACTTAAATAATCTGCCTTCAGACAAACTCAAGGAGACTTTTCTTGAGATGAGGtacaatatttttaatgtttaaactgGATGCAGAACAGTCACATTGCAAAATAGAATAATTGAGCACACTAATactaaataaatcaatcacatTTTTAGTGAGCAGCACTTTATTTAAACGTGTATTTTACTTCAATGGTTGATTAGTAATGTTATATTTGCATGTAACAACGTCTACAACAGCAGAAACATTCTTAGTTAATACTAATGAAAGCCATAACTACAATATGTGTGGCTGAGACATTTTTAACTTCATACAGCTAAGGACATTAATAATTAGTGTTATTTAGATGAAAGGAATTGATGTAACAAATACACATGTACCTGTTTGGGGCAACTTAGATCCTGTACTATTGTCCACCAAATGACTATACAGGATGGGTAGTGGGGAGGGGCATTGTCTCCACCGGACAAATATTACAGTCATATGCTCACATTCAAGCCAGAAACACTATCTGGCCATCAGGTGTTTCTTAGTGTTTTTCTCAGGCCTCAAAagtatgatgaaacattttggaGCAAAAATGCAGAACAATAAACCATAGCTTGAGGCCAGTATTGCAAAAATTTCCACAGCAACAACATATTTCCCAGGAGAGCTAACATAAGCAGGGACAAAGGTCACCCAGACAGCACAGAAGATCAGCATGCTGAAGGTGATCAGTTTGGCCTCATTGAAGTTGTCGGGGAGTTTCCTTGCAAGAAAGGCCAAGATGAGGCAGGTGCAGGCCAGCAGGCCAATGTAACCCAGAACCAGAGAGAAGCCCACCACAGAGGTCATGGCACACTCCagagtgacctttgacccttggAAACCCAGATCACGTTGAGGCACAGGGGGACTGAGAGACAGCCATATGACACAGATGATAACCtatatgaaaaagaaacacattctaatgttattatttaatgtCAAGTGTAGTTACTTATATGtatcaaaaaatgtaataatgtaatcaataaaacaatattcacaCCTGTATACAGGTGAAGAGGCAGACACTTCCTCTTTGTTGGCCTGGACCAAACCACTTCATCAAGCTTTCAGCACCGGGCCGAGCTGAGCGGAAAACAGCCAGAACCACTATGGTCTTGACCAGGAGgcaggaaacacaaagtacaaaacTGATCCCAAATGCTGCCTGCTGGAACCGACAAGACCAGACTGATGGACGACCAATGAACACCAGTGAGCACAGGAAGCAGAGTTTCAGCGACAGAAGAAGCAGGAAGCTCAGTTCTGAATTGTTGGCTCGTACCTTGAGGTGAATCAGATTAACAGGCAAAGATGTGGTCATTTAAACAATACactatatacttttttttcatttttctagacaaaataatgaaagaaagaaatgtgaaaaatgtatacAACAAAGTCTCTGTTACATCACTCTGGGTTTTTACCATAGGTGTTTGACGGTAGGAAAGAAAAACCACAGAGACAGCTGTTGTCACAATGGCaccacacacagctgctgtggtCAAAGTAATGCCCAAAGTTTCATTAAAGGAAAGAAAGTCCAGTTGGCGAGGGATGCAGGCAGTTTGGTTAGCATTGGACCAAAACTCCGATGGACAACGCTCACACTGAAGGGAACCTaggagaggaaaacagaaaaaagagagaagggaaacaaaacaaaaaggtgaaAATTCAAGTGGCAAACAtgagtttttcttattttacaaAAGTCATTTCCTCACCAGTTTTGTTATTAATCTCCCCTTCAGCACATGGGATACAGTCAAAGCAGCAGACAGGTTCCCCTTTCCTGTTGGCCTTTCGGGTACCTGGGGGGCAACTCTCACTGCACACTGAAATAGGCACCTAAACAAAAAGCCAAATCACATTGTCAAGGACAGACTCATTTTAATTGACAAAGACAATCAATTCAACTGCAAATTATTATTAGCCTTAAGACAATTTATTGGTCTGATTACCTGATTGGATCCTGTGCTCCACTGAATAGCTGACTCATTAAGGTGCAGATCAAACCCGTCCACGCGACCAATCAAAACTAGCTTTAGTGGCCCTTCAGGAGTGTTCTGCCAGTTGACAAGATCATACTTTGCTGGAATGTCGGCCCcttggaaataaaacatttccccCTGTGGAGTGGTGACGTTCACTTTGCTCAAGTGCTGTAACAGCTGTGAAATCATCAAAATATTGCAGagactgttgacatttttaaaagaaatcagaATGTCAAAATTTCATTTACAGTTTTCACAAACATCTGGAACTATCAGTAAGAGATAATCGTGTTTACCTCTATGggtttaatgtgttttggagAGGAGCAGGTGGAGCTGTTGTTTCTGAGAGGGCTGTCTCTGTTGGGACAGGAGAGAAGGCTGTGAAGTGCGTGGGCTGCAGCATAAACAGCAAGGTAGACATTGTATGCCACTCGTAGCTGGGAGGTGTCGGTAAAGAGATGCTGCATCCCCTCCAGGGACTCTGTCCCATTGCAGGTCAGTAGTGAGGCTTTCTGAAGAGACCTCTTTTcaggagatgaagaggaaacaTTTGATGGATAGTCAAACCTTGTTTTCAGTGGTGAAGAGGAATATGAGGAGAAAGGTTTTACATGTGACTGTGTAGCTCTAGGGCTGCATGCAAACTCTTTTTCCCAGAAATATCTTAAGAATTCATCATCAGGACGATGATTTGGGTGCAAACGTTTGAGATACTGCTCAAATCCAGGTACAGTTGAACTTCGAATGGCCACACCAAGAACTCCATTTGCCACCTTAGAGATGGTAAGATCTTGGAGAAGATCACCGCTGGTGCTCCAAGCCTCACTGGCCAGAAACTGTCTGTCAGTCACCTATAGTAAGAggacactgaaataaattatGACAGGAAAAACAGCTGGCATTTTGTTGTTACAAAATACATGGCTTTGTTTAATGATGAACCCCTTTGTCTATACAAATCCCCATGCCAGTTGCTCACATTTCTCTCAGCCAGTTCCAGAAATAGTTTCTTTACATCTGTATACCAGCAAAAGATCAGAATCACCCTCGCATTTGAAGCTTGAATTGTGTTTGCTGCACGTCTGGCATCACGCACAATAGTTTCTCTGCGGACAGTCTCTATGAATTCCAAACACACCCCTTTCCCttgaatctcttcctgaaatgtctgaaatatggagcataaaaacaaatacatatatataaaatacaaatacaaatacatatattgtacTATATATGAAGGAGATACATGAGAGACTTTTTCAGgcaatttaaaatataacaacaaaaacatacaccTGTATTGCCAATTGACCATAATCATTGTTTACTAGTACTGCTCCAATCCAAGTCCACTTGAAGCGTATGGCCAGTTGTGCAATGGCCCGGGCTTGGTAAATATCACTGGGGATTGTTCTGAAGAAGTTAGGAAACTTGGGCCTGTCACTAAGACATGGGCAGCTCGCCAAGTAGCTGATCTGAGGGAAAGACACAAAACTATTATTTTGgcactgtttttactgtaataatatattttatatgaaaatcTGATCAACCTCTTGATGTAGACTGTATAAAAAAGGTTCATCAGAGATTTATTTCTTAAGGCACTGAAACCTACAACTGGTACAGAGAGAGGCCCCAGGATCAGAGACTCTATTATGGCTGTTGTAGATGTGGCAGCGCCAATAAGCAAGGGAACAGGCTGACCACCTGGTGACAGCGTTAGATATAAAATTACATGATGACAATTATTTATACTATAATCATATCAGTTGTGGTTTGGACAAAACAGATGTTAACTGTATACTAAATTACATCAAGTCATACCTGTTGTCTCTCCAGGTTGTTCATAAGCTGCAGATTGAGGCACAGGGGCTGTTAAGATGCAGCTGCTTGTGTCTCCTCCAACCAGTGACAGTGCAGCTTGCAAAGACCAGGGGTATCGGCTACAGCTATCAAGTATACGATAGCCCAGCTTCACTCCTGGTAGCAGGGTACTGTTACGATTGATTTCCTCCACCGCAAACGTCATAgcatacatatattttaatgaTTGTTGATCTAAACTGAGACAACGGGAGAGGAAAGAAATTAACTGCAGTATCAatcagtgaaagaaagaaataatcgTCATTGACATGATTATAAAATCAACAAATGTCCAAACATCTcatgcatgcaaacataaaTCTTTTGAAATAGTTCTAACATAAAATATTGTATGACTATCTCAGATATACAGGATAtcactttcacatttttatcaatAATGCCTTTTATACAACACTACAAGTCATACAAACATAACTTTCTTGCTCAAAATTATGTCgaatcaaattaaatttttttctctattttcacaaaaatatacaagcatgacaaaagagaaaatataagaaatacaGACAATCTGCTGTCATAATATGAACAACATAATAACCACCAAACAAATTGTAACAACAATACAAGTTATGATCAGGTATTACCCAGTGCAAGGTTTATAATGTGGCGGTTTGGTGAAGACCTGCTGTATAGCTGAGGGTATGTAATGCAGATTAAAGAGTCCGCCGATAATCACATCTCCATCCTGCGAGAGGTCCTTGTTGCTCAATGTACCCCACTGAGAACATGTTATTGCCTGAACCACCTCCAGCCCCATCTGCCTGCCCACTACACTGAGAAGCAGCAGGGAGGAGGGCCACTGAGTGAGGAGCCAGTAGAACCAAGACATGTATGCAGCTGTTCTGGACATTTAACACATATATGTCACTGTTATGTCAATGTTAGAATATGCATCAACCAGAAGTGCATCAAATTcagtttgtgtaaaatataaTTCACATCCAACCTGCCTCATCAAACCTGCCAATGACATGCGATAAGTTCAGAGAAAATGGTGCATTACCTCATAGACAACATTCAACAGTTCCTGTTACCAAAGACAAAAGTCCCATTAAAGTGCCCAAATGTAACATCAAAGTCTCAAGTCAGCTTCCTGCAGAGAAAAATTGCATtataaacaaaatcataatTCACTTGGTTAAAAAGCACATATCACAAGGTCAATTGTTAAGTCTGGTTGGTATCTTGACTATAACATACACCCCACTCTGCACAAGTGAAGTGTTGATGTGGGTATTTATAATAGTTGTTAAGTCTCTTGCTAGGAAGTAAAAGTGATGACACAAGTGCACTACCTGAAATTTTTCCTCTCTAGAGTGATGgtggaaaaacaatcaaatgCTAGCAAGTGATTACTGTGTATGAAGTtatcagtgatgtgtgtgtatgtgtttacagtatgtttactaTAAATACAATAGTGTTTCAAGTAATTCGAATGTCCCAAGGTCACTTAAGATAAGATAAACAATTGGAGAGTTTTGGGAAGCTGTTTAACTCTAACCGCAACGTGTCCCTTCTCTTAGATTTGTGGGGATTTGTGCATTGTGATTGATTCATAAAACTTAACAAAGTGTGACAGTCTAGCGTGGATCTAGTATGGGGAATTGTATACCCAGAGCAACAGGTGTGCCATTTGTCAGCTCTATTATAGTCATTTCATGAGCAATTACCTCCCATTATGCATAAGGTGGCATATGGGGAAAGAGGAGGCTGTGTTTGTGACTTTcaataaatagatttttagTGTGATTCTTGATTGCATTCTTGATTAATTATCACTTGCTATGTAACATTTACATTGAGTACAAcaagaaataaacataatatgttgaaatcaaatatttcaatattttcttgCACTGGTAGAAAAAGGCTCACATTCCCCTGATGAGCAAcaatagaaagaaaaaggatGGTATAAcactaaaacaacaacaactaaaaaaCTTCAGCTTTGCCACCCTCCCTTTCTCCCCGTATAATTGTTGTATTTGTTCTGTGCAAATGTTGTTGGGCAATGCAACATCTACTGTATAAATTGGTGCATAGTCATGCTTGACATGTTCACAAGTAACatgcatgaaaacataaatgtacAGTTAGAAATGGTTTTCAACTAAAATCCATCTCAGATTAAAAACAATGACAGGAATATTTACATactacacaaataaagaaataccaCTGAAAATAGAAGGAAGACTTACATTTGACCTTTGAAAAGCTGAACCCCATCTATTAAAATTAGCTGTTTGATTATTctacacattaaaatgatacaAAGAAAGGCATTCCCTCTCTGCTTAAACCCCAATTCTTCTTTTTTGCATCATAGTCAATGTCACAGTTTGGACCGTATGTTGATATCTACAGCTGAATAAAGGGTGGAACGGTTGCTAACATGGCTTTGGTGAAATGTCATTAAATGAGTACAAATGAATTCTGCCTCAATACAAAATCAATCTGAAATGAAATGCATCTGAGGCCCTGCCCATACTTCTTCTCCTGCCCTGATGGGTGGTACGTGCAAGATTAAACTATACTGCAAGACAATAAAAAGAGGTGACATAGCGATAAAACTAAATGACTGGGCTCAGAAAAGGAGTAAATAGGAGAAAAGTCATGTTGGCATTTCTAGATTTGCTCTTGCTCATGTATTTCATGTTATTGTCTTCATACATTTCCTCCGCTGTCTCCTTCCCTCTTTATTCCACCTCCTGCCAGTTATAGGGACAGGGGGTCCAGTCTCTTTTCTTCACACCAGCGTTGGGATCCCAACCATTTTGCCTTGTAGCAAGCAATAGAGGATCCTGCTCTCGTCACCTTAATGGTCTGCACCACCTGTGCATACAGTCCAGCCTGCATCAGCCTGTCCCTCTCAGCAGCCAAGCCTGGAGAGGTTGGCCTAACGTGGGCAGTGCGCCTATCGAACCCACCTCCTGGGACAGAGCCTCCCACACTTGCGGGATGGACCAGGGCTCGGTTGCCAACATCTGGATCATCTCTGCGTACCATGATGCCAAACGACGGTCCGGGCTATCAGGATGGCTGACAGCTGCTCTTGCCTCACTCTCTCCAGCAGTGGGGGaatgagatgaagaggaggaaaggcgTAAAGTAGCCTCCTTGGCCATGGCGTGTGTGCAAATGTGATAGCTCAGATCGTCGTGCGGCATCAGGGAGAACCAGAGCAGGCAGTGGGTGTTATTTTGACTGGCAAACAGGTCCACTTCCGCTCTCCCTAATCGGTTCCAAATCTGCTGCACCACTTCAGGGTGTAGCACACACTTGTCTGATAGACACAGGAGGTGTTCTGAGGCCCACACCAACAGGTTCTCCGTTATCTTCAACAGGGCTGCGTAGCGGACTCCGCCTTGCCTGTTGATGTAGGCAACAGTGGTGCAGTTGTCTGTTCTCACCCACACGTTTCTCCCCTGAACCAGAGTCAGGATGTATTGGAGGACCAGGAGCCTGAAGTTTGAGGAGGTTGATGTGTCAGCTTTGCCCTGAAAGCCACACACCACCTATCGCTCTCCCCAGACAGTGGCCCCCCCACCACATCAGGGATGCATCTGTGAACACCATTATGTAGGAGGTCACTCGACCCAGCAGTGTTTCTGCCGACAGATGCTGTGGGGACCCCCCAATAACGCAGGTCCTCCTGCACTGATGGGGGAATGTTCACCAAGCAGTGCTTGTGCCTCTTGGGATCAAGCACAGGTTGGCAAACCACTGTTGAAGGTGGCACATGTGCAGGAGCCCCAGTGGAATGACTGGATGGCCCACCGCCATGAGCCACCTCGATGTGAAAATAAGCATCTTTCAGGTCAATGGTGGTGAACCAGTTGCCCAATTGAACCAGTTCCAGCAATTTCCTGATGGTTAGCATGCAGAACGTCTTTCTAGTGATGCATTGGTTCAGCTTGAGGAGACCCAAAATGGGTCTGAAACCTCCCGTCTTGTTGGTAACCAGGAAGTACACATAGTAAAGCCCCCTCTGTCTGTCGTGAGTGGAGACGATCAAGACAGCCTGTTTCAATAGCAGGTCCTGGATTTCTTCATAGAGAAAATCTATCTCCTCTTGGGAGGATAGATTTATCTCCTTGCTGCCAGAACATGGCAGAACTGGAGAGAATAAcccattctcagtgttttgtccGTCCACTCTGATAACACATAGTTGTGACGCCATTCCCCGTAAAACTATGTTGGGGGCAGCAGCCAGGAAGTTGTGATATTCTGATTTAGCCCTCTCTGCCGCCAAACCTTCCATAAATGGAAGTTTGACCCATGGGGGGCTGGCACCAAAAGGGCCGAGCTGATGGAGTGGTCTGTGAACACATGACCATCAGCTGCCTCAACACAGCATCAGATTTTGTGTTGGTGCGTCCATCACCCTCCGTATTTCCCACAAAAATAACCATAGAGGAGCGGAGCAGACTCAgtgtctcctctcctcagtcCGTGAGCGGGCCCAGGGCATTACTC is a window from the Thunnus thynnus chromosome 7, fThuThy2.1, whole genome shotgun sequence genome containing:
- the LOC137186875 gene encoding extracellular calcium-sensing receptor-like; its protein translation is MTFAVEEINRNSTLLPGVKLGYRILDSCSRYPWSLQAALSLVGGDTSSCILTAPVPQSAAYEQPGETTGGQPVPLLIGAATSTTAIIESLILGPLSVPVISYLASCPCLSDRPKFPNFFRTIPSDIYQARAIAQLAIRFKWTWIGAVLVTDRQFLASEAWSTSGDLLQDLTISKVANGVLGVAIRSSTVPGFEQYLKRLHPNHRPDDEFLRYFWEKEFACSPRATQSHVKPFSSYSSSPLKTRFDYPSNVSSSSPEKRSLQKASLLTCNGTESLEGMQHLFTDTSQLRVAYNVYLAVYAAAHALHSLLSCPNRDSPLRNNSSTCSSPKHIKPIELLQHLSKVNVTTPQGEMFYFQGADIPAKYDLVNWQNTPEGPLKLVLIGRVDGFDLHLNESAIQWSTGSNQVPISVCSESCPPGTRKANRKGEPVCCFDCIPCAEGEINNKTGSLQCERCPSEFWSNANQTACIPRQLDFLSFNETLGITLTTAAVCGAIVTTAVSVVFLSYRQTPMVRANNSELSFLLLLSLKLCFLCSLVFIGRPSVWSCRFQQAAFGISFVLCVSCLLVKTIVVLAVFRSARPGAESLMKWFGPGQQRGSVCLFTCIQVIICVIWLSLSPPVPQRDLGFQGSKVTLECAMTSVVGFSLVLGYIGLLACTCLILAFLARKLPDNFNEAKLITFSMLIFCAVWVTFVPAYVSSPGKYVVAVEIFAILASSYGLLFCIFAPKCFIILLRPEKNTKKHLMAR